A genomic region of Salinibacterium sp. NK8237 contains the following coding sequences:
- a CDS encoding ABC transporter substrate-binding protein, with protein sequence MTSASKSSKRVLAAIAGTAAFALALTGCQAGDDSSSGGSESLIVGTTDKVTFLDPAGSYDNGSFALMNQVFPFLLNSPLGTSDVEPDIAESAEYTSEDEYTVVLKPGLTFANGNDLTSSDVKFSFDRQIAINDENGPSVLLGNIDSVEAVDDTTVVFHLINGNDQTFAQILSSPAAPIVDEEVFSADSVTPDEEIVDGMAFAGQYVIDSYDFNNIVSFTANPDYQGVLGAAATDSITLKYYTDASNLKLDVQEGNIDVAHRSLSATDVADLETNDNVNVIVGPGGEIRYIVFNFDTQPYGAKTPEADAEKSLAVRGAVADLIDRQEISDQVYKGTYLPLYSYVPDGLTGATEVLKDLYGDGDGGPSVEAAQKRLADAGVETPVALNLQYNPDHYGESSGDEYALVKSQLEADGIFEVNLQSTEWVTYASERTADAYPAYQLGWFPDYSDADNYLTPFFGDGNFLANHYADAEVNDLIVAQATELDPATREGMIEDIQAKVAAQLSTVPFLQGAQIAVTGKDVTGATLDGSFKFRYGSLAK encoded by the coding sequence ATGACATCCGCATCCAAGAGCAGCAAGCGAGTCCTTGCTGCAATTGCCGGCACAGCAGCGTTCGCGCTCGCTTTGACCGGTTGCCAAGCTGGAGATGACTCCAGCTCTGGCGGTTCCGAGTCGCTTATCGTGGGCACGACTGACAAAGTCACGTTCCTCGACCCGGCCGGTTCGTACGACAACGGTTCGTTTGCCCTGATGAACCAGGTTTTCCCGTTCCTGCTCAACTCGCCGCTCGGCACCTCTGATGTTGAACCTGACATTGCTGAGTCCGCGGAGTACACGAGCGAAGACGAATACACGGTCGTGCTCAAGCCGGGCCTCACATTCGCCAACGGCAATGACCTCACCTCATCGGACGTGAAGTTTAGCTTCGATCGCCAGATTGCGATCAACGACGAGAACGGTCCTTCTGTTCTTCTCGGAAATATCGACAGCGTTGAAGCCGTCGATGACACCACCGTGGTCTTTCACTTGATCAACGGTAACGACCAGACGTTCGCTCAGATTCTGTCGAGCCCGGCTGCCCCGATTGTTGATGAAGAAGTATTCTCTGCTGACTCGGTTACCCCCGATGAAGAGATCGTTGACGGCATGGCTTTCGCTGGCCAGTACGTCATCGACAGCTACGACTTCAACAACATCGTGTCGTTCACGGCCAACCCCGACTACCAGGGTGTTCTTGGCGCTGCAGCTACTGACAGCATCACGCTGAAGTACTACACCGATGCCTCAAACTTGAAGCTCGATGTTCAAGAGGGCAACATTGATGTCGCACACCGCAGCCTGTCTGCAACCGACGTCGCTGACCTTGAGACCAACGACAACGTCAATGTGATCGTTGGCCCCGGTGGAGAAATCCGCTACATCGTGTTCAACTTCGACACGCAGCCCTACGGCGCGAAGACTCCCGAGGCTGACGCCGAGAAGTCGCTCGCTGTTCGCGGTGCTGTTGCTGACCTCATCGACCGCCAGGAAATCTCTGACCAGGTTTACAAGGGCACCTACCTGCCGCTGTACTCCTACGTTCCCGACGGACTGACCGGCGCTACCGAGGTTCTCAAGGACCTCTACGGCGACGGCGACGGCGGCCCGAGCGTTGAAGCAGCGCAAAAGCGTCTCGCGGATGCCGGTGTCGAGACTCCGGTAGCTCTTAACCTCCAGTACAACCCAGACCACTACGGCGAGTCTTCGGGTGACGAGTACGCGTTGGTCAAGAGCCAGCTTGAGGCTGACGGAATCTTCGAAGTCAACCTGCAGTCGACCGAGTGGGTTACCTACGCGAGCGAGCGTACGGCCGATGCTTACCCGGCTTACCAGCTGGGTTGGTTCCCGGACTACTCCGACGCTGACAACTACCTGACCCCGTTCTTCGGAGACGGTAACTTCCTCGCTAACCACTATGCGGATGCCGAAGTTAACGATCTGATCGTGGCTCAGGCCACCGAACTCGACCCTGCTACGCGTGAGGGAATGATCGAGGACATTCAGGCGAAGGTTGCAGCTCAGCTGTCGACCGTGCCGTTCCTTCAGGGCGCACAGATCGCTGTGACGGGCAAGGACGTTACCGGAGCTACGCTCGACGGTTCGTTCAAGTTCCGCTACGGCAGCTTGGCCAAATAG
- a CDS encoding ABC transporter ATP-binding protein — protein MTNIVEIKNLEVTFATDGGDVKAVDDVSLSLAPGEVLAIVGESGSGKSVTAKSVLGLLPETAVSRGAIVLNGKEVIGMSGKRLRELRGVDVAMVFQEPSTALNPVFTVGWQIAEGLRAHGNVGKREARTKAIEILRKVGIPEPESRVDYYPHQFSGGQKQRVVIAMALVLEPELIVADEPTTALDVTVQAEILDLLRRCRDEFGAAIILITHNMGIVADLSDRVAVMYQGKLVEEAPAQQLFDSAKHPYTQKLLAAVPRIGSGASRAAARVTDRAAAGGEKDVEPVVIADNLEIEFPGRFGRAPFRAVDRVSFTISPGEVLGLVGESGSGKTTIGRAIGGLNKITGGSLSVLGHEMLGFKERQFRPLRSDIGFVFQDPASSFNPLLTIAQCVAEPLIVHGKAEDPNDARARVDELLEAVQLPKAFGDRFPHELSGGQRQRASLARSLALRPRLLIADEPTSALDVSVQAKVLELFADLQRDLGFAALFISHDLAVVDMLSDRIAVLYKGQLVEEGVGSEVLGNPQHPYTQRLLASLPVPDPREQTERREALRALTAVDY, from the coding sequence ATGACCAACATTGTGGAGATTAAGAATCTCGAAGTAACGTTCGCGACCGATGGTGGAGACGTCAAAGCTGTCGATGATGTGTCGCTGAGTCTTGCCCCGGGCGAGGTGCTGGCGATCGTCGGCGAGAGCGGCAGTGGCAAGAGCGTGACGGCCAAGTCTGTTCTCGGGCTGTTGCCCGAGACGGCAGTATCACGCGGTGCCATTGTGCTGAACGGCAAAGAAGTTATTGGCATGTCCGGCAAGCGCTTGCGTGAGCTTCGTGGCGTCGACGTCGCGATGGTCTTTCAAGAGCCCTCCACAGCGCTCAACCCCGTTTTCACGGTTGGCTGGCAGATCGCAGAAGGGCTTCGCGCCCACGGCAATGTTGGTAAGCGCGAGGCGCGTACGAAAGCGATCGAGATCCTGCGCAAGGTGGGCATTCCGGAGCCGGAGTCGCGGGTCGATTATTACCCGCACCAGTTCTCGGGCGGGCAGAAGCAACGTGTCGTTATCGCCATGGCGCTCGTGCTCGAGCCAGAGCTGATCGTGGCCGACGAGCCAACAACCGCTCTGGACGTCACGGTGCAAGCGGAGATCCTCGATCTGCTGCGCCGGTGCCGTGATGAGTTTGGTGCTGCGATCATCCTTATCACCCACAACATGGGCATCGTCGCCGATCTCTCCGATCGGGTCGCCGTGATGTATCAAGGCAAGCTGGTTGAAGAAGCCCCAGCTCAGCAGTTGTTCGATTCGGCCAAGCATCCTTACACGCAGAAGTTACTCGCAGCCGTTCCTCGTATCGGTTCGGGTGCTTCGCGGGCAGCCGCACGCGTGACTGATCGTGCGGCCGCTGGCGGCGAGAAGGATGTCGAACCTGTCGTCATTGCTGACAACCTCGAGATCGAGTTCCCTGGCCGTTTCGGTCGCGCACCGTTCCGTGCCGTTGATCGCGTGAGCTTCACGATCTCACCCGGTGAGGTGCTCGGCCTGGTTGGTGAAAGTGGTTCCGGCAAGACCACGATCGGGCGTGCGATTGGTGGGCTCAACAAAATCACCGGCGGTTCGTTGTCTGTTCTGGGCCACGAAATGCTTGGCTTCAAGGAACGTCAATTCCGACCACTGCGCAGCGACATTGGTTTCGTCTTCCAAGACCCCGCCTCCAGCTTCAACCCGCTGCTCACCATTGCTCAGTGCGTTGCTGAGCCGCTGATCGTGCACGGCAAGGCCGAAGACCCTAATGATGCGCGGGCGCGTGTTGATGAGCTTCTCGAAGCCGTTCAGTTGCCGAAAGCCTTTGGCGATCGCTTCCCGCACGAGTTAAGCGGTGGACAGCGGCAACGCGCCAGCCTTGCCCGTTCGCTCGCTTTGCGGCCACGACTGCTGATCGCCGACGAACCGACGAGTGCGCTTGATGTGTCGGTGCAAGCGAAAGTGCTTGAGCTGTTCGCTGATCTGCAACGGGATCTCGGCTTCGCAGCCCTGTTCATTAGTCACGATCTTGCGGTCGTCGACATGCTCTCCGATCGCATCGCGGTGCTCTACAAGGGGCAGCTCGTGGAGGAGGGTGTGGGCTCAGAGGTGCTCGGCAATCCGCAGCATCCCTACACTCAACGCTTGCTGGCGTCGCTGCCGGTGCCGGATCCTCGTGAGCAGACAGAGCGCCGCGAAGCACTGAGGGCGCTGACTGCCGTAGATTATTGA
- a CDS encoding ABC transporter permease: protein MTTTPSRFVAVWRKLPIVHQVRQSVGLQRGMLVAGLILTGIFLLTALFAPLLAPYGFSQLRDEEGSFGAQIPPGGQHILGTTVGGYDVLSRVIWGSRTALLVIVVAVALSIFAGVLLGLVSGYLGSWIDRVLVVISDAVYAFPTLLLAIVAAIAISGGQSSFWGGVFAAAVSITVVYIPQYFRVIRAETVRIKSEAYVESAKVIGSSTPRIMFRHVFRNATRTLPLIFTLNSSEAILTLAGLGFLGFGIEPSAAAEWGYDLNKSISDVTSGIWWTSLFPGLAIVLVVLGITLVGESLNDLADPRLRTRRRADQSAPALETAPISTLDLNDDMDSVDPLEARS from the coding sequence ATGACAACGACACCCTCACGTTTTGTGGCTGTATGGCGCAAACTGCCTATTGTTCACCAGGTTCGCCAGTCGGTAGGACTCCAGCGCGGCATGCTCGTTGCCGGGCTCATCTTGACCGGCATCTTCTTGCTGACGGCGCTCTTTGCTCCGCTACTTGCTCCCTATGGTTTCTCGCAGCTGCGAGACGAAGAGGGTTCCTTCGGAGCCCAAATTCCTCCCGGCGGTCAACACATTTTGGGCACCACCGTCGGTGGCTACGATGTGCTCTCGCGAGTGATTTGGGGCTCGCGAACTGCGCTACTCGTGATCGTCGTCGCGGTTGCACTGTCGATTTTCGCCGGAGTGCTTCTCGGCTTGGTCTCGGGTTACCTTGGCAGCTGGATTGATCGCGTTCTCGTGGTCATCTCCGACGCGGTGTACGCGTTCCCGACGCTCCTGCTCGCGATCGTCGCAGCAATTGCGATCAGCGGTGGCCAGTCGAGTTTCTGGGGTGGAGTGTTTGCGGCGGCGGTATCGATCACTGTGGTCTATATCCCGCAGTATTTCCGCGTTATCCGTGCTGAAACGGTACGGATCAAGTCGGAGGCTTACGTCGAATCGGCGAAGGTCATTGGCTCGAGCACTCCGCGGATCATGTTCCGCCACGTGTTCCGCAACGCGACGCGCACCCTGCCGTTGATCTTTACGCTCAACAGCTCTGAGGCCATCCTGACTCTCGCGGGTCTTGGTTTCCTCGGTTTCGGTATTGAGCCATCCGCGGCGGCCGAGTGGGGCTACGACCTCAACAAGTCGATTTCGGATGTCACGAGCGGCATCTGGTGGACGTCACTGTTCCCCGGGCTCGCGATCGTTCTCGTGGTTCTCGGAATCACTCTGGTGGGGGAGTCACTCAATGACCTTGCTGATCCGCGACTGCGCACCCGTCGGCGTGCCGACCAGTCGGCGCCGGCGCTAGAAACTGCTCCTATCTCGACGCTCGACCTCAACGACGATATGGACTCTGTTGACCCGCTGGAGGCTCGATCATGA
- a CDS encoding sensor histidine kinase codes for MPSLSRRSAPRTSNAMLESLLSGTGISASQSSRSRRLRRWIPVVISLLVQVPITIVGVIWTGAYAEYGDAASVLPFSTVLELSSIGAGGIAAIALSLIGPLLLLWIRRYPGPLIAVISALAAADFLIGYSLLSPPYLALAFAIVIAISYGARTWTWVSMIVVWEATLLAALVVGIELDPHRVVPTTIGLLLVLGFAEANRRRREQFEKFHTAFASRREEELRAERTRIARELHDVLAHSLSQINVQAGVGLHLMHKQPEQAAEALASIKLSSKEALDEVRSLLGMLRSESVDAGEDDAPLVPEPDLSRLASLADSVRAQGIEVELTSEISEHTAPALQLALYRIVQESLTNVVRHASATSAIVSLAVEGDDYVVTITDNGVGIDADGHSAGRGLLGMRERAELLGGTLRVADAQPCGTVVTARIPHRSASA; via the coding sequence ATGCCTTCGCTGTCCCGTCGTTCCGCACCGCGCACATCGAATGCGATGCTCGAATCGCTTCTGAGTGGCACGGGTATCAGCGCGTCGCAGTCTTCGCGATCGCGGCGCTTGCGACGCTGGATTCCGGTGGTGATTTCGCTGCTAGTGCAAGTGCCGATCACGATCGTGGGGGTGATCTGGACGGGCGCCTACGCGGAGTATGGCGATGCGGCATCGGTGCTGCCATTCAGCACCGTTCTTGAACTCAGCAGCATTGGTGCCGGCGGGATCGCTGCCATCGCGCTTTCCCTCATCGGCCCGTTGTTGCTTTTGTGGATCCGCCGGTATCCGGGGCCTCTCATTGCCGTCATCTCAGCTTTGGCTGCTGCAGACTTTCTCATCGGCTACTCACTGCTTTCCCCGCCCTATCTTGCTCTCGCGTTCGCCATTGTCATCGCGATTTCGTATGGGGCACGCACCTGGACCTGGGTGTCGATGATTGTCGTGTGGGAAGCGACCCTTCTCGCCGCGCTGGTTGTAGGCATTGAGTTAGACCCGCATCGCGTTGTTCCCACCACGATCGGGCTGCTGTTGGTGCTGGGTTTCGCTGAAGCGAATCGTCGCCGGCGTGAGCAATTCGAGAAGTTCCACACCGCCTTTGCGAGTCGCCGTGAAGAGGAGCTGCGAGCTGAGCGCACAAGAATCGCGCGGGAGTTGCACGACGTCCTAGCGCACTCACTGAGCCAGATCAACGTGCAGGCTGGCGTCGGTCTTCATCTCATGCATAAGCAGCCAGAACAAGCCGCAGAAGCACTCGCGAGCATCAAACTCTCCAGCAAAGAAGCGCTCGATGAAGTGCGATCGCTGCTAGGTATGTTGCGAAGCGAAAGCGTCGACGCTGGTGAGGATGATGCTCCGCTGGTTCCTGAGCCCGATCTCTCTCGACTCGCGAGCCTCGCCGACTCGGTGCGAGCGCAAGGTATCGAGGTGGAACTCACCTCAGAGATTTCGGAACATACTGCCCCGGCGCTGCAACTGGCGCTTTACCGAATCGTGCAAGAGTCGCTCACCAATGTGGTGCGTCATGCCTCAGCAACCTCCGCCATCGTCTCATTGGCGGTCGAAGGCGACGACTATGTCGTTACTATTACCGACAACGGTGTCGGTATCGATGCCGACGGACACTCAGCGGGGCGGGGGCTGTTGGGCATGCGCGAACGGGCTGAACTACTCGGCGGCACGCTCCGCGTGGCCGATGCACAGCCGTGCGGCACTGTGGTGACCGCTCGTATTCCGCATCGTTCGGCATCCGCATGA
- a CDS encoding ABC transporter ATP-binding protein has translation MTSTQPTVSARDLSLRYPSRNPETRSIAVNGLSFEIAAGEVLTVVGESGSGKSTLAKAVALHAETGAHGSPLFSGGELAVLGTELRSVSRRKRDHLSLRVGYLPQDAGNHLSSRLTVAENIAEPIFVRDRRFSQREAAEAVATLIDTVRLPLSVMNRYPFELSKGQRQRVAIARAMILEPQLLVADDPTAGIDVNVRAAILDLIVDLQAQREFSALLVTADLAAVRRVATNVAIMHRGILVGSGELSEVLSDPWHPYVKGLANSLVELEREQR, from the coding sequence GTGACTTCTACTCAGCCCACCGTGAGCGCGCGCGACCTGTCGCTGCGCTATCCCTCTCGAAATCCGGAAACGCGTTCGATTGCCGTCAACGGGCTGAGTTTTGAGATTGCTGCTGGCGAGGTGTTGACAGTCGTGGGGGAGAGTGGCTCGGGCAAGAGCACTCTCGCCAAAGCGGTCGCGCTGCATGCTGAGACCGGTGCCCACGGTTCACCGCTGTTTAGCGGGGGAGAACTCGCCGTGCTGGGCACTGAGTTGAGGTCGGTAAGTCGACGCAAGCGTGATCACTTGAGCTTGCGGGTGGGTTATCTGCCTCAGGATGCCGGCAACCACCTCAGTAGTCGGCTCACTGTTGCTGAAAATATCGCCGAACCGATCTTTGTGCGCGATCGTCGTTTCAGTCAGCGGGAAGCCGCCGAAGCGGTCGCGACCCTCATTGATACGGTGCGGCTGCCGCTCTCGGTGATGAACCGGTATCCGTTCGAACTGAGCAAGGGGCAGCGCCAACGGGTGGCGATCGCCCGCGCCATGATTTTGGAGCCGCAACTGCTCGTGGCCGACGATCCCACCGCAGGTATTGACGTCAATGTGCGTGCCGCCATTCTCGATCTCATCGTCGATCTGCAAGCCCAACGCGAATTCTCGGCCCTGCTAGTCACCGCCGACCTTGCTGCGGTGCGTCGGGTCGCGACGAATGTCGCTATCATGCATCGGGGAATCCTCGTCGGCTCTGGCGAACTCTCCGAAGTCCTTTCCGATCCTTGGCACCCCTACGTGAAGGGGCTCGCTAACTCACTTGTGGAGCTTGAACGTGAACAGCGCTAA
- a CDS encoding beta-propeller fold lactonase family protein encodes MNSANDSTPEITPVPASTWLVGGWGADMECESEGIFVMRSRPDGSLELAQRVAEVPSASFIVVDGDRVYSTLEGSGQVAAFDRDGETLSDPAFTTSGGQFPCHITVHGTTIIAANYGTGTLGVIEASAEPTALDTRQVVETVGLGPRPQQEGPHAHSSVFVDDNTLFTLDLGADLIRIFSYTDFAIEQIAEVATPAGFGPRDIVARPGDLFYVLGEHGCGLLVFEWKNRALTQLCSIALPGAVEGDQASAIAISADGRFAYAGVRHSNQIAVMAIAEDGRSVAPLTSVSCEGNWPRHIIMSDDVLHVCNQYSHEVASFRIDPNGIPQLIAPPTRVLSPTYLARIA; translated from the coding sequence GTGAACAGCGCTAACGACTCAACGCCCGAGATCACGCCCGTGCCCGCCTCGACCTGGTTGGTTGGCGGCTGGGGCGCAGACATGGAGTGCGAGTCCGAAGGCATCTTTGTCATGCGCAGTAGGCCGGATGGGTCGCTCGAGCTCGCGCAGCGCGTTGCGGAGGTGCCCTCGGCATCCTTCATCGTGGTCGATGGTGACCGCGTGTATTCGACGCTCGAAGGATCAGGCCAGGTCGCAGCATTCGATCGCGACGGCGAGACCCTCAGCGACCCTGCATTCACCACCAGCGGCGGCCAATTTCCCTGTCACATCACGGTCCACGGCACTACGATCATTGCCGCAAACTATGGCACTGGCACGCTCGGAGTCATCGAGGCTTCGGCGGAACCCACCGCGCTCGACACGCGTCAAGTGGTCGAGACTGTTGGCCTCGGTCCGCGACCGCAACAGGAGGGCCCACACGCTCACTCCTCTGTTTTTGTCGACGACAACACCCTCTTCACTCTCGATTTGGGCGCCGACCTCATCCGTATTTTTAGCTACACCGATTTTGCGATCGAACAGATTGCTGAGGTCGCTACGCCGGCAGGGTTTGGTCCGCGCGACATTGTGGCCCGCCCCGGCGATCTGTTCTATGTGCTGGGAGAACACGGATGCGGCTTGCTCGTTTTCGAGTGGAAGAACCGTGCGCTAACGCAGCTGTGTTCCATCGCGCTGCCCGGTGCTGTGGAAGGCGACCAGGCCTCCGCCATCGCGATTTCTGCCGACGGCCGCTTTGCCTACGCTGGGGTGCGTCACAGCAATCAGATTGCGGTTATGGCCATCGCCGAAGACGGGCGAAGCGTTGCACCGCTCACATCGGTGTCGTGCGAGGGAAACTGGCCGCGCCACATCATCATGAGTGACGACGTTCTTCACGTCTGCAACCAGTATTCGCACGAAGTGGCTAGTTTCAGAATCGATCCGAACGGTATTCCGCAGCTGATTGCCCCGCCAACCCGGGTACTTTCGCCAACATACCTCGCCAGAATCGCCTGA
- a CDS encoding ABC transporter permease, with product MSQSAPAVINPAQSEPPTRRFRGITNPLARFLIVRFLLIFPTVFILVTMVFLLMRSIGDPITAALGDRLTAAQLAERISAAGYDRPLLVQYFEYLGQVFTGNFGTAITDGRPVSELLVTYGSATLELAFYAVLVALVVGIPLGMVAAYYRDKWPDAVLRVAAILAYATPVFFAGLLLKLVFAVWLKVLPVAGRASTRTELQLTTLDNKSGIYLIDAFRLGSPAAIGDVLSHAVLPGLALGLLTAGIFLRLVRTNVIGSLSMDYVDAARSRGVSEYRLVRKHAYKPALIPIITVIGLQIALLLGGAVLTETTFEWKGLGFKLVEYLGARDFVAVQGIVVLLAVIVALTNFIVDIIAAIIDPRVRY from the coding sequence ATGTCGCAGTCCGCTCCCGCCGTGATCAATCCGGCACAGTCAGAACCGCCCACCCGGCGTTTTCGGGGGATCACAAATCCTCTTGCTCGTTTTCTTATAGTTCGCTTTCTTCTGATTTTCCCGACCGTGTTCATCCTCGTGACGATGGTGTTCTTGTTGATGCGCTCGATCGGTGACCCCATCACGGCGGCTCTGGGCGACCGGCTCACGGCAGCCCAGCTTGCGGAACGCATTAGCGCTGCAGGCTACGATCGTCCGCTCTTGGTTCAGTATTTCGAGTACCTCGGTCAGGTCTTCACCGGCAATTTTGGTACCGCCATCACTGATGGTCGTCCCGTTTCTGAGTTGCTGGTCACCTACGGCAGCGCCACTCTCGAGCTTGCGTTTTACGCTGTACTCGTGGCTCTCGTCGTGGGTATTCCGCTCGGCATGGTCGCGGCGTACTACCGCGACAAGTGGCCGGATGCCGTGCTGCGGGTTGCCGCGATCCTCGCCTACGCGACTCCGGTCTTCTTCGCGGGGCTGCTTCTCAAGCTCGTGTTTGCCGTCTGGCTGAAGGTGTTGCCGGTGGCAGGCCGAGCATCCACTCGCACAGAGTTGCAACTGACGACGCTCGACAACAAGTCGGGTATCTACTTGATTGACGCGTTCCGTCTGGGCAGCCCGGCAGCAATCGGCGATGTGCTCTCGCACGCCGTGCTTCCTGGTCTCGCGCTCGGGCTGCTCACGGCCGGCATCTTCTTGCGGCTCGTGCGCACCAACGTCATTGGTTCGCTGTCGATGGACTACGTGGATGCTGCGCGCTCCCGTGGCGTGAGCGAATACCGTCTCGTGCGCAAGCATGCCTACAAGCCCGCGCTCATTCCGATCATCACTGTTATCGGTTTGCAGATCGCACTTCTGTTGGGAGGCGCGGTGCTGACTGAAACCACCTTCGAGTGGAAGGGCCTTGGCTTCAAGCTCGTCGAGTACTTGGGTGCTCGTGACTTCGTGGCGGTGCAGGGCATTGTGGTGTTGCTCGCGGTGATCGTGGCACTGACCAACTTCATCGTCGATATCATTGCGGCGATTATCGACCCGAGGGTGAGGTACTAA